The Methylocystis sp. ATCC 49242 region CGCGGGGAAAGGGAATAAGGCGCCGGCTTCGAGCCATGGCCATGAATGGAGACCCCGCCAATTACCGGAAAGCGCGAACATCAGCGCTGCGGCGGATTGGCCGGGACGGCGGCGCGTCCCGGCCCGTCCGACGATTACCAGTAATAAGGACGCGGCGCCCAATAGCGCGGACCGTAATAAGGCCGCGGGGCGTAGTAAGGCCGCCGCCAGGCGTAGCCGCCCCATTGACCGCCGGGACGGCACCCGCCCCATGGTCCGCGATGGCCATAGGGACCGCAACCGCCCCACACGAGAACAACCGAACCGCTCGCCTTATCTTGCGAGGGAACGGGCATTGCGGCCCGCGCGCCTTCAGGCGCGAACGCGAGGGCGAAAAACATGCTGACGACGGCC contains the following coding sequences:
- a CDS encoding GCG_CRPN prefix-to-repeats domain-containing protein; its protein translation is MVFKSRISGAAVVSMFFALAFAPEGARAAMPVPSQDKASGSVVLVWGGCGPYGHRGPWGGCRPGGQWGGYAWRRPYYAPRPYYGPRYWAPRPYYW